Proteins encoded together in one Bradyrhizobium sp. PSBB068 window:
- the iaaH gene encoding indoleacetamide hydrolase produces the protein MADTSETTAAEIVAHISSGKVTAVSVVEAALDRAERLKHLNAFIVLNRDGALAAAREVDAGKRTGVLAGLPIVVKDNINTSNLPTSGGTPALQHARPARNAPSLQKLLDAGAVVIGKTNLHELAFGITSTNLAPFAGPVRNPYDTNRIPGGSSGGTSAAIAARITTCGLGSDTGGSTRVPAALTGTVGLRPSVGNGGAERRYHDDNQVVPISHTRDTVGPMGRTVADVALLDAVITGAPQAAAIPLRGVRLGVPACFWSGLDRDVEAVARAACTRLTANGAVLVDVDMPGLFEQNDKVSFVVALHEPIADIPAWLAASGIEGIALSDIAAAVASPDVVGAFGAITADAFGAAYDDAIKAQRPALQAIFAAYLGNNKLDAILFPTTIAPAPLIDEKAGSGEMSVNGGEPVPTFGTMIRNTDPGSNAGLPGLSLYAGMTPGGLPVGLELDGPVGSDTRLLGLGLSIEAILGTAPPPRL, from the coding sequence ATGGCCGATACCAGTGAGACAACCGCTGCGGAGATCGTGGCCCATATAAGCAGCGGCAAGGTGACCGCAGTCAGCGTCGTCGAGGCGGCGCTCGATCGCGCGGAGCGGCTCAAGCATCTCAACGCCTTCATCGTGCTGAACCGCGACGGCGCACTGGCCGCGGCGCGCGAGGTCGATGCGGGGAAGCGCACCGGCGTGCTGGCCGGGCTTCCGATCGTCGTGAAGGACAACATCAACACGTCGAACCTGCCGACGTCGGGCGGCACACCGGCGCTGCAACATGCGCGGCCGGCGCGCAACGCACCGTCGCTGCAAAAGCTGCTCGACGCCGGCGCCGTCGTCATCGGCAAGACCAATCTGCACGAGCTCGCCTTCGGCATCACCAGCACCAATCTCGCACCCTTCGCCGGACCGGTGCGCAATCCCTACGACACCAACCGGATCCCGGGCGGCTCGTCGGGCGGAACGTCGGCGGCGATCGCTGCGCGGATCACGACCTGCGGCCTCGGATCGGACACCGGCGGTTCGACCCGCGTGCCCGCGGCGCTGACCGGGACCGTGGGTCTCCGGCCGTCGGTCGGCAATGGCGGCGCCGAGCGGCGCTACCACGACGACAACCAGGTGGTTCCGATCAGCCATACCCGCGACACCGTCGGCCCGATGGGCCGCACCGTCGCCGATGTCGCGCTGCTCGATGCCGTGATCACGGGCGCGCCGCAGGCCGCAGCCATTCCATTGCGTGGCGTGCGTCTCGGCGTTCCCGCCTGTTTCTGGAGCGGGCTCGATCGCGATGTCGAAGCCGTCGCCCGTGCAGCCTGCACGCGGCTCACCGCCAATGGCGCGGTGCTGGTCGACGTCGATATGCCCGGCCTGTTCGAGCAGAACGACAAGGTGTCCTTCGTCGTCGCGCTGCACGAGCCGATCGCCGATATCCCGGCTTGGCTCGCCGCCTCCGGGATCGAGGGGATCGCGCTGTCCGACATCGCGGCCGCCGTCGCCAGTCCCGATGTCGTCGGTGCCTTCGGTGCGATCACGGCGGACGCCTTCGGCGCTGCCTATGACGATGCGATCAAGGCGCAGCGGCCGGCGCTGCAGGCGATCTTTGCCGCGTATCTCGGGAACAACAAACTAGATGCCATCCTGTTTCCGACCACGATCGCGCCCGCGCCGCTCATCGACGAAAAGGCCGGATCCGGCGAGATGTCGGTCAATGGCGGCGAGCCGGTGCCGACCTTCGGCACCATGATCCGCAACACCGATCCCGGCAGCAATGCCGGGCTTCCCGGGTTGTCACTCTACGCCGGCATGACGCCCGGCGGCCTGCCGGTCGGGCTCGAGCTCGATGGTCCGGTCGGCAGCGATACAAGACTGCTCGGGCTTGGCCTGTCGATCGAGGCGATCCTCGGCACGGCGCCGCCGCCGAGGCTCTGA
- a CDS encoding zinc-binding alcohol dehydrogenase family protein has protein sequence MPPAPQANRHPIDARCVRLLTKAENAAAVAPVVETHALSRGDNDVLIEVKAAAVNPSDVKAATGLMPYAVFPRTSGRDYAGVVIDGPPGLIGREVFGSSGDLGIRRDGTHATHLVVEADAAVDKPAGISWDEAAGIGVPFVTAMEGLRRAGLPKPGETVLVMGVNGKVGQAAVQIASWRGARVIGVVRRSEPYEGHSNAPVEVIDASAIDVAAQVRELTGGKGADIVYNTVGDPYFQAAHQSLALRGRQILIAAVDRIVQFNILEFYRGQHTYVGIDTLAFSSVATGEVLRELAPGFASGHLKPFPIKPSAIYPLEQAKAAFVAVAGSSRDRVILRP, from the coding sequence ATGCCGCCGGCCCCGCAAGCAAACCGTCATCCCATCGATGCCCGCTGCGTCCGCCTGCTGACGAAGGCGGAGAACGCGGCGGCGGTGGCGCCGGTGGTGGAGACCCATGCACTTTCGCGCGGCGACAACGACGTCCTGATCGAGGTGAAGGCGGCGGCGGTCAATCCGTCGGACGTCAAGGCCGCGACCGGGCTGATGCCCTATGCCGTCTTCCCGCGCACCTCCGGCCGCGATTACGCCGGCGTCGTGATCGACGGACCGCCGGGCTTGATCGGGCGCGAGGTGTTCGGCTCGTCCGGCGACCTCGGCATCCGCCGCGACGGTACCCACGCCACGCATCTGGTGGTCGAGGCCGATGCCGCGGTGGACAAGCCCGCCGGCATTTCCTGGGACGAAGCCGCCGGGATCGGCGTGCCCTTTGTCACCGCGATGGAAGGCCTGCGCCGCGCCGGTCTGCCGAAGCCGGGCGAGACCGTGCTGGTGATGGGCGTCAACGGCAAGGTTGGCCAGGCCGCGGTGCAGATCGCGAGCTGGCGCGGCGCGCGCGTGATCGGCGTGGTGCGCAGGAGCGAGCCCTATGAGGGCCATAGCAATGCGCCGGTCGAGGTGATCGATGCCTCTGCCATTGATGTCGCGGCGCAAGTGCGCGAGTTGACCGGCGGCAAGGGCGCCGACATCGTCTACAACACGGTCGGCGATCCCTATTTCCAGGCCGCGCACCAATCGCTGGCGCTGCGCGGCCGCCAGATCCTGATCGCGGCGGTCGACCGCATCGTGCAGTTCAACATCCTCGAATTCTACCGCGGCCAGCATACCTATGTCGGCATCGACACGCTCGCATTCTCGTCGGTCGCGACCGGCGAGGTGCTGCGCGAGCTCGCGCCCGGATTTGCCAGCGGACATCTCAAGCCGTTTCCGATCAAGCCAAGTGCGATCTATCCGCTGGAACAGGCCAAGGCGGCGTTCGTTGCCGTGGCCGGCTCGTCGCGCGACCGCGTGATCCTGCGGCCATGA
- a CDS encoding YeeE/YedE family protein, with the protein MDPATIVILAALIIGLIYGSVGLVSGFCMMSGLRGWWAEGDGRLVRTYALAMGIAIAASQLLAAAGLVDLGKSIYLQPSFSAPVIFLGGLLFGYGMVLSNGCGSRALVLLGRGNLRSFVVVIVLGIVAEMTLKGLIAPARIAMVQASQATVSANSVPALLAGSGLGAVPARMVAAAVLSAILIIFAFAHVPFRKSPGQIAAGLIVGLLVAGGWYATGYLGADDFNPVPVTSLTFIAPIADALQYVMLSTGSTLNFGIVTVFGVFAGSLVTALATGRFKLEGYRSPQHMLRSAGGAVLMGAGGVMAFGCSVGQGLTGLSTLSLSSFIAIAGIMLGTAAGLRGALRVRPLATA; encoded by the coding sequence ATGGACCCCGCAACGATCGTCATCCTCGCCGCCCTGATCATCGGCCTGATCTATGGCTCGGTCGGGCTCGTCAGCGGCTTCTGCATGATGAGCGGGCTGCGCGGCTGGTGGGCCGAGGGCGACGGCCGGCTGGTGCGCACTTACGCGCTGGCGATGGGGATTGCGATCGCGGCCTCGCAACTGCTCGCGGCGGCGGGCCTCGTCGATCTCGGCAAGTCGATCTATCTGCAGCCCTCGTTCTCGGCGCCGGTCATCTTCCTCGGCGGGCTCTTGTTCGGCTACGGCATGGTGCTGTCGAACGGCTGCGGCTCGCGGGCCTTGGTTCTGCTCGGACGCGGCAATCTCCGTTCCTTCGTGGTCGTGATCGTGCTCGGCATCGTCGCCGAGATGACGCTGAAGGGCCTGATCGCGCCTGCGCGCATCGCGATGGTGCAGGCGTCGCAGGCCACGGTCTCAGCCAACTCGGTGCCGGCGCTGCTGGCAGGCAGCGGCCTCGGCGCGGTGCCGGCGCGAATGGTCGCGGCCGCGGTGCTGTCGGCCATCCTGATCATCTTCGCCTTTGCCCATGTCCCGTTCCGCAAGTCGCCGGGCCAGATCGCGGCCGGCCTGATCGTGGGCCTGCTGGTGGCGGGGGGCTGGTACGCGACCGGCTATCTCGGCGCCGATGATTTCAATCCGGTGCCGGTGACGTCGCTGACCTTCATCGCGCCGATCGCCGACGCGCTGCAATACGTCATGCTGTCGACCGGCTCGACGCTCAATTTCGGCATCGTCACCGTGTTCGGCGTGTTCGCCGGCAGCCTGGTCACGGCGCTCGCCACCGGGCGTTTCAAGCTCGAAGGCTACCGCTCGCCGCAGCACATGCTGCGCTCGGCAGGTGGTGCCGTGCTAATGGGCGCGGGGGGCGTGATGGCGTTCGGCTGCTCGGTCGGGCAGGGGCTGACCGGCCTGTCGACGCTGTCGCTGTCGTCGTTCATCGCCATCGCCGGCATCATGCTCGGCACCGCCGCCGGCCTGCGCGGCGCGCTGCGGGTCAGGCCGCTTGCAACGGCCTGA
- a CDS encoding DUF1254 domain-containing protein, whose amino-acid sequence MKSAARLVFALMLMSASAAIAQDAKPTAVNAHNFVRAESDLYFRKAAVDDASFGKLTHRREMASIDKQDVVRMNRDTLYSHGVFDLDAAPLTIKLPDAGKRFMSMQVISQDHYTTEVVYGPGTFTYDKNKVGTRYVYVIVRTLANPEDPQDVKAANAMQDAIEVRQASAGKFEVPNWDLTSQTKARAALESLGSLGGTVDRFGRKDEVDPIDHLIGTAIGWGGNPRYAADYQSVFPPKNDGKTVYRLTLKDVPVDGFWSISVYNGQGFFEKNEFGAYSLNNLTTKADGAGVYTIQFGGCGKDTPNCLQIVEGWNFTMRLYRPRKEILEGSWKLPAAQPAS is encoded by the coding sequence ATGAAATCGGCGGCCCGTCTGGTATTTGCCCTTATGCTGATGTCCGCATCTGCGGCAATCGCTCAGGATGCCAAACCCACCGCGGTCAACGCCCACAACTTCGTCCGCGCGGAGAGCGACCTCTACTTCCGGAAGGCCGCGGTCGACGACGCTTCGTTCGGCAAGCTCACGCACCGGCGCGAAATGGCCTCGATCGACAAGCAGGACGTGGTCCGGATGAACCGCGACACCCTGTACTCGCATGGCGTGTTCGATCTCGATGCGGCCCCGCTCACGATCAAGCTGCCGGACGCCGGCAAGCGTTTCATGTCGATGCAGGTGATCTCGCAGGATCACTACACGACCGAGGTGGTGTACGGCCCCGGCACCTTCACCTACGACAAGAACAAGGTCGGTACTCGCTACGTCTACGTCATCGTCCGCACGTTGGCCAATCCCGAGGACCCGCAGGACGTGAAGGCCGCGAATGCTATGCAGGACGCAATCGAGGTGCGGCAGGCAAGCGCCGGCAAGTTCGAGGTGCCGAATTGGGACCTGACGTCGCAGACCAAGGCCAGGGCCGCGCTCGAGAGCTTGGGGTCGCTCGGCGGGACGGTCGACCGTTTCGGACGGAAGGATGAGGTCGATCCGATTGACCATCTGATCGGCACAGCCATCGGCTGGGGCGGCAACCCGCGCTATGCCGCCGACTACCAAAGCGTCTTCCCGCCGAAGAACGACGGCAAGACGGTCTATCGCCTGACGCTCAAGGATGTTCCGGTGGACGGCTTCTGGTCCATTAGCGTCTACAACGGCCAAGGCTTCTTCGAGAAGAACGAATTCGGCGCATATTCTCTCAACAACCTGACCACCAAGGCGGATGGAGCCGGGGTCTACACCATCCAGTTCGGCGGCTGCGGCAAGGATACGCCGAACTGTCTGCAGATCGTCGAGGGTTGGAATTTCACGATGCGGCTATACAGGCCACGCAAAGAGATACTTGAGGGAAGTTGGAAACTGCCGGCGGCGCAACCGGCATCTTAG
- the bla gene encoding subclass B3 metallo-beta-lactamase, whose translation MASPIRIGAILIATAVLAPAHAMAQTLPPSNLPTKEQLANDNNLFISLAKKVLKWEEPAEPVRIVGPIYFVGTKGLGVFLFTTSEGHVLMNTGMPSSGPMIVDSIRKLGFKPEDIKLMINGHAHIDHAGAFAFMKKLTGAQLAVMKDDVAAMESGDKDDFKYANDFAYEGVKVDRVLRDGDQIRMGDVLLTAYHTPGHTRGATTWIANLVVDGKAYIVAFPDGAGFNPGYRVAKDPSYPGIEDDYRNTHHALEMIKPDIWLAQHNEYYDLEGKRKRAETEGVKAWIDPEGYRRFVAGKKRAFEDEVDEELGAPKAAAK comes from the coding sequence ATGGCTTCGCCAATTCGAATTGGTGCAATTCTGATCGCTACTGCCGTTCTCGCACCAGCGCATGCAATGGCACAAACGCTTCCTCCTAGTAATCTGCCAACGAAGGAGCAACTTGCGAACGACAATAATCTCTTCATCTCTTTGGCAAAAAAGGTGCTGAAGTGGGAAGAGCCGGCCGAACCCGTCAGGATCGTCGGGCCGATCTACTTCGTGGGCACAAAGGGGTTGGGGGTTTTCCTGTTCACCACATCCGAGGGCCACGTCCTGATGAACACTGGAATGCCGTCCTCCGGTCCGATGATCGTGGACTCGATCCGGAAGCTCGGATTCAAGCCCGAAGATATCAAGTTGATGATCAACGGCCACGCACACATCGATCATGCGGGCGCCTTCGCCTTCATGAAGAAGCTGACGGGGGCGCAGTTGGCCGTCATGAAGGACGATGTCGCGGCGATGGAGAGCGGCGACAAGGACGATTTCAAGTACGCGAACGACTTCGCCTACGAAGGCGTGAAGGTCGATCGGGTGCTGCGCGATGGCGACCAGATCAGGATGGGCGACGTCCTGCTTACTGCCTATCACACGCCGGGCCACACGCGGGGAGCGACCACCTGGATCGCCAACCTGGTCGTCGACGGCAAGGCCTATATCGTGGCCTTCCCCGACGGCGCCGGGTTCAACCCCGGCTACCGCGTGGCGAAGGACCCTTCGTACCCCGGCATCGAGGACGACTACCGCAACACCCACCACGCGCTCGAGATGATCAAGCCGGACATATGGCTCGCTCAGCACAACGAGTATTACGACCTCGAAGGCAAGCGGAAGCGGGCGGAGACCGAGGGCGTGAAGGCCTGGATCGACCCGGAGGGCTACAGGCGCTTTGTCGCAGGGAAGAAGCGCGCGTTCGAGGACGAGGTCGACGAGGAGCTGGGCGCCCCCAAGGCAGCCGCGAAGTAG
- a CDS encoding cold-shock protein: MNTGTVKWFNSQKGFGFIQPSNGSSDVFVHISAVERAGMGTLSEGQTVSYDVVADRRTGKSAADNLRAAA, encoded by the coding sequence ATGAACACAGGTACAGTGAAGTGGTTTAACAGCCAAAAAGGCTTCGGCTTTATTCAGCCGTCAAACGGCAGCAGCGACGTTTTTGTTCACATCAGCGCGGTCGAACGCGCCGGCATGGGCACTCTCAGCGAAGGTCAGACGGTGTCTTATGACGTCGTCGCAGACCGTCGTACGGGCAAGTCCGCCGCTGACAATCTTCGTGCTGCTGCTTAA
- a CDS encoding DMT family transporter — MDQSLSPAKAAALFIVVVLAWGINWSVTKSLVEAVPPLWTASIRSWVALVALLVILRASGNLIIPRIADVPVVLSVALLHMTFFSTLVAAGLRYLPASKGIVLGYTTPLWVALAAGAARTERLGALKLVGVASGLAGLCVILNPASLDWSNLHVIAGAGMIILAAICWAANIIYIRSHRWIATPLQLLLWQVLVATLVLTITALVTEGVPTVTWSPHLVLLFLYSGFIGTALAYWAMSVVNKSLPALTTSLGTTGTPIVGILTAALLLGEPIDLSLAIAAALIVGGIALSSLADAPARA, encoded by the coding sequence GTGGACCAGTCACTCTCCCCTGCCAAGGCCGCCGCCCTGTTCATCGTCGTGGTGCTGGCGTGGGGCATCAACTGGTCGGTGACGAAATCGCTGGTCGAGGCGGTGCCGCCGCTGTGGACTGCATCGATCCGCAGCTGGGTCGCCCTGGTCGCGCTGCTGGTGATCCTGCGCGCCAGCGGCAATCTGATCATTCCGCGGATCGCCGATGTGCCGGTCGTGCTCAGCGTGGCGCTGCTGCACATGACGTTCTTCTCGACGCTCGTCGCCGCCGGCCTGCGCTATCTGCCGGCCAGCAAGGGCATCGTGCTGGGCTACACCACGCCGCTCTGGGTCGCGCTCGCCGCCGGCGCCGCGCGAACCGAGCGGCTCGGCGCACTGAAACTCGTCGGCGTCGCGTCGGGGCTCGCCGGGCTCTGCGTCATCCTCAACCCGGCATCCTTGGACTGGAGCAATCTGCACGTGATCGCCGGCGCCGGCATGATCATCCTCGCCGCGATCTGCTGGGCCGCCAACATCATCTATATCCGGTCGCACCGCTGGATCGCGACGCCGTTGCAGCTCCTGCTGTGGCAGGTGCTGGTCGCAACGCTGGTGCTGACCATCACGGCGCTGGTCACCGAGGGCGTGCCCACGGTGACATGGTCGCCGCACCTCGTGCTGCTGTTCCTCTATTCCGGCTTCATCGGCACGGCGCTGGCCTATTGGGCGATGTCTGTCGTCAACAAGAGCCTGCCGGCGCTGACCACCTCGCTCGGCACGACGGGGACCCCGATCGTCGGTATCCTGACCGCGGCGCTGCTGCTCGGCGAACCGATCGATCTCTCGCTGGCGATCGCCGCGGCCCTGATCGTCGGCGGCATCGCGCTGAGCTCGCTCGCGGATGCGCCGGCGCGGGCCTAG
- a CDS encoding PLP-dependent aminotransferase family protein — protein MLAELLDLKRTDDAGLTAQLTQQMRALMASGRIRSGAVLPSSRTLSAELDVSRNTVTHAYEQLAAEGYLRVAARRRPVVSDDIEARFAKPVAAPRRETVRKPLLSPWALQLSDTDWPLSYQAKFRPLRSGLADAREFPHEIWARCLRRSALRRRFNDQTVVNRPSLREALRDYLEVSRGVHAEADHILILPAAQAALTLIAATVIAPGDAVWTEDPGYPGAAAAFRAAGADVVGVRLDPWGMMRMREARAPKLIFTTPSHQHPTGRVMPVARRTELLAAAEPGKTWIVEDDYDGEFHYDSRPMPALQGLDREGRVLYLGTFAKAMTADIRIGYLVVPPSLAQTMEIAQRHLGLIASVHVQEALTDFMADGHFLAHVRRMRRIYRARRDHLAAALARQLAPVLTAEVPPGGMQLIARFKDGAADQNAVSRLVAAGVEVRALSSLALQRPRDHGLLLGFAAWRENEIGAAVRTMANCLTGKRAARG, from the coding sequence ATCCTCGCCGAACTGCTCGACCTGAAGCGGACTGACGATGCCGGGTTGACTGCGCAGCTGACCCAGCAGATGCGTGCGCTGATGGCAAGCGGCCGGATCAGGAGCGGCGCTGTGCTGCCGTCGAGCCGCACGCTGTCGGCCGAGCTCGACGTGTCGCGCAACACGGTGACGCACGCCTATGAGCAGCTCGCGGCCGAGGGCTATCTGCGTGTCGCCGCGCGGCGGCGGCCGGTGGTATCAGACGATATCGAGGCGCGCTTCGCCAAGCCTGTAGCTGCGCCGCGGCGCGAGACGGTCCGCAAACCGCTATTGTCGCCCTGGGCCTTGCAGCTCTCCGACACGGATTGGCCGCTGTCGTACCAGGCGAAGTTCCGGCCGCTGCGTTCCGGGCTGGCGGATGCGCGCGAATTTCCGCACGAGATCTGGGCGCGCTGCCTGCGCCGCAGCGCGCTGCGCCGCCGCTTCAACGACCAGACCGTCGTCAACCGGCCGAGCCTGCGCGAGGCCTTGCGCGATTACCTCGAGGTGAGCCGCGGCGTGCACGCCGAGGCAGATCATATCCTGATCCTGCCGGCCGCGCAGGCGGCGCTGACGTTGATCGCCGCGACCGTCATCGCGCCCGGCGATGCGGTGTGGACCGAGGATCCCGGTTATCCCGGCGCCGCGGCGGCGTTTCGCGCGGCAGGTGCCGACGTCGTCGGCGTCAGGCTCGATCCATGGGGCATGATGCGGATGCGCGAGGCGCGTGCGCCGAAGCTCATCTTCACGACGCCGTCGCATCAACACCCGACCGGGCGGGTGATGCCGGTTGCACGCCGCACCGAACTGCTCGCGGCGGCCGAGCCCGGCAAGACCTGGATCGTCGAGGACGATTACGACGGCGAGTTTCATTATGACAGCCGTCCGATGCCGGCGCTGCAGGGGCTCGATCGTGAGGGCCGCGTGCTCTATCTCGGCACGTTTGCAAAAGCGATGACCGCCGACATCCGGATCGGCTATCTGGTGGTGCCGCCATCATTGGCGCAGACGATGGAGATCGCGCAGCGCCACCTCGGATTGATCGCGTCCGTCCACGTTCAGGAGGCATTGACCGACTTCATGGCCGACGGGCATTTCCTGGCGCATGTCAGGCGGATGCGGCGGATCTACCGCGCGCGCCGCGACCATCTCGCCGCAGCGTTGGCGCGGCAGCTTGCGCCGGTGCTCACCGCCGAGGTCCCGCCGGGCGGAATGCAACTGATCGCCCGTTTCAAGGATGGCGCCGCGGACCAGAATGCGGTCTCGCGGCTGGTGGCCGCCGGCGTCGAGGTGCGCGCGCTGTCGAGCCTCGCGCTGCAGCGGCCGCGCGACCACGGCCTGTTGCTCGGCTTTGCCGCCTGGCGCGAAAACGAGATCGGCGCCGCGGTGCGGACCATGGCGAACTGCCTGACCGGCAAGCGGGCGGCGCGTGGGTAG
- a CDS encoding OsmC family protein, with translation MPHERFQFTGVGGHQLAAALDTPDGPIKAYALFAHCFTCGKDVLAAKRIATALAAKGIATLRFDFTGLGSSEGDFANSTFSSNVADLVRAADHLRETRKAPAILIGHSLGGAAILAAAGRIPEAKAVATIAAPSDPVHVTHLFKDRIEDIRAQGEGEVSLAGRPFRIKREFLDDVAEQKLMAQVKTLHKALLIMHSPTDDTVSIDNATNIFIAAKHPKSFVSLAGADHLLSGKQDAAYVADVIGAWAERYVDLAAQPAADTGSAPRNVVVQETRNGKFQQIVTTGPHRLTADEPVSVGGDDSGPGPYDFLLTGLGACTSMTMRMYADRKSLPVDRITVTLQHNKIYAKDCEECETREGMLDQIERVIRIEGNLDADQRKRLMEIADKCPVHKTLTSEVRIVTKAAE, from the coding sequence GTGCCGCATGAACGCTTTCAATTCACCGGTGTGGGCGGCCATCAACTGGCCGCAGCACTTGATACGCCGGATGGCCCGATCAAGGCCTATGCGCTGTTCGCGCATTGCTTCACCTGCGGCAAGGATGTACTGGCGGCGAAGCGCATCGCGACAGCGCTTGCCGCCAAGGGCATTGCCACGCTGCGCTTCGACTTCACCGGCCTCGGCTCGAGCGAAGGCGATTTCGCCAACTCGACCTTCTCGTCGAACGTTGCCGACCTGGTCCGCGCCGCCGATCATCTGCGCGAAACGCGCAAGGCGCCGGCGATCCTGATCGGCCACAGCCTCGGCGGCGCCGCGATCCTCGCGGCCGCAGGCCGGATCCCCGAGGCGAAGGCGGTCGCCACCATCGCCGCGCCGTCCGATCCGGTCCATGTCACGCATCTCTTCAAGGACCGGATCGAGGACATCCGCGCGCAGGGCGAAGGCGAAGTGTCGCTCGCCGGCCGCCCGTTCCGCATCAAACGCGAATTCCTCGACGACGTCGCCGAGCAGAAACTGATGGCGCAGGTCAAGACGCTGCACAAGGCGCTGCTGATCATGCACTCGCCGACCGACGATACCGTCAGCATCGACAACGCCACCAACATCTTCATCGCGGCCAAGCACCCGAAGAGCTTCGTCTCGCTTGCGGGCGCCGATCATCTCCTGAGCGGCAAGCAGGACGCCGCCTATGTCGCCGACGTGATCGGGGCCTGGGCGGAACGCTATGTCGATCTCGCGGCTCAGCCCGCGGCCGACACCGGCAGCGCGCCGCGCAACGTCGTGGTGCAGGAGACCCGCAACGGCAAGTTCCAGCAGATCGTCACCACCGGTCCGCACCGGTTGACCGCCGACGAGCCGGTCAGCGTCGGCGGCGATGACAGCGGTCCCGGACCGTACGACTTCCTGCTCACCGGGCTCGGCGCCTGCACCTCGATGACGATGCGGATGTATGCCGACCGCAAGTCGCTGCCGGTCGATCGCATCACCGTGACGCTCCAGCACAACAAGATCTACGCCAAGGATTGCGAGGAATGCGAGACGCGCGAGGGCATGCTCGACCAGATCGAGCGCGTCATCAGGATCGAGGGCAACCTCGATGCCGACCAGCGCAAGCGGTTGATGGAGATCGCCGACAAATGCCCGGTGCACAAGACGCTGACGTCGGAGGTGCGGATCGTCACCAAGGCGGCGGAGTGA
- a CDS encoding sulfite oxidase-like oxidoreductase yields MSNDTDPPESKLTRSKQRWAREGKFLTGRITRPEDQRLPPGQHLTKDWPVLDLGLLPNVTRERWRLDVYGAVEQTIYWDWPQFTAQPQTQFVSDIHCVTTWSRYDNQWEGLATRDLLAVCQPREDARFVVLHSYDGYTTNLPLEDFAAEDALLAHSWSGQPLEQEHGGPVRLVVPHLYFWKSAKWLQRIEFLTDDAPGFWEERGYHNRGDPWAEQRYSGD; encoded by the coding sequence ATGAGCAACGACACCGACCCGCCCGAGAGCAAGCTGACCCGCAGCAAGCAGCGCTGGGCGCGCGAAGGCAAATTCCTGACCGGCAGGATCACCCGGCCGGAGGACCAGCGCCTGCCGCCGGGACAGCATCTGACCAAGGACTGGCCGGTGCTCGATCTCGGGCTGCTGCCGAACGTCACGCGGGAGCGCTGGCGGCTCGACGTCTACGGCGCGGTCGAGCAGACGATCTACTGGGACTGGCCGCAATTCACGGCGCAGCCGCAGACCCAATTCGTCTCCGACATCCACTGCGTCACCACCTGGTCGCGCTACGACAACCAGTGGGAGGGGCTCGCGACCCGCGACCTGCTCGCGGTGTGCCAGCCGCGCGAGGACGCGCGCTTCGTGGTGCTGCATTCCTATGACGGCTATACGACGAACCTGCCGCTCGAGGACTTTGCCGCCGAGGACGCGCTGCTGGCCCATAGCTGGTCGGGCCAGCCGCTGGAGCAGGAGCATGGCGGTCCGGTGCGGCTGGTGGTGCCGCATCTCTATTTCTGGAAGAGCGCCAAATGGCTGCAGCGCATCGAATTCCTGACCGATGACGCGCCGGGCTTCTGGGAGGAGCGCGGCTATCACAATCGCGGTGATCCCTGGGCCGAACAGCGCTATTCTGGCGACTGA